From Gemmatimonadota bacterium:
ACGGACTCGGCGACATCGCCGATTCCCTCGGCCTTTCCGCGACCGAACTGATGTCCCGGACCCGCCTGTTCATTCACGGCACCACCGTCGCGACCAACACGCTCCTGGAGCGCAAGGGCGCCCGGGTCGGCCTGATCACCACCGAAGGTTTCCGGGACCTCCTCGCGCTCAGGGAAGGGCTGAAAGAAGACCGGTACAATCTGAGGATGACCCCCGTCGAGCCCCTGGTTCCGCGGCCCCTTCGGCATACGTTGGCGGAACGTATCCGCTCCGACGGTACCGTCGAAGCATCCGTGGATCCGGTGGCGCTGGACGGCATACTGGACGAACTCGCGCGGGCCGGCGTGGAATCCGTCGCCGTCTGCCTGGTTTTCTCCTACCTGAACCCGGCGCACGAGCGGCTCGTCGGCGAACGCATCCGACAGCGCCACCCGGAACTTTACCTCTCGCTCTCCTCCGAGATCCTGCCCCAGATCAAGGAATACGACCGCCTGAGTACCACGGCCGTGAACGCCTACGTAGGTCCGGTCTACGCCAGGTATCTCGAACGCATGAAGGAGGAGGCGTCCGGCCTGGGCCTCGAGAGCGACATCCTCACGATGACGTCCAATGGAGGGGTAACGCCGCTGGACGTCGCGGCGCGGCAGGCCGTGCAGGCCATACTCTCCGGACCGGCAGGAGGGGTCAGCGGGGCCGTCGCCTACGGTCGCCTGATCGGCGCGGAGGATCTCATCGGATTCGACATGGGCGGAACGAGCACGGATATCTCGGTGATCGAAGCCGGCGATCCCCAGGTCTCCGGGGAACACTACGAAGGGGGATGGAAGATCGCCGTGCCGATGATCGATCTCCACACGCTGGGCGCGGGTGGCGGGAGCATCGCGCGGGTGGATGACGGAGGAACCCTGCACGTCGGCCCCCAAAGCGCCGGGGCCGACCCCGGTCCGGTCTGTTACGGCCGTGGCGGCGATCAGCCCACGGTTACCGACGCGAACCTGGTCCTGGGCTACCTCGATCCCGGCAATTTCCTGGGCGGACGGAACCCCCTCTTTCCCGATCTGTCTGAACGGGCAGTCCGGAATTCCGTTGCCGAACCACTCGGGCTGTCCACGGTGGACGCGGCCCGCGGCATCCTCGACGTCGTGACCACGGCGATGGCCGAAGGCATCCGGCTGCTGACCGTACGCCGGGGTGGCGATCCGCGGCATTTCTCCCTGCTGGCCTTCGGCGGAGCGGCGGGCTTGCACGTGAGCCAGGTCGCCCGGAAGACGGGTATCGGCAAAGTCTACCTGCCTTCGGCGGCCCCCGTGCTGTCGGCCTACGGCATGCTCGCGTCCGACCTCCGGTACGACTTCGCCCAGTCATTCACGGCCAGCCTGGACGTGGTCGACCTCGACGAAGTAAGGCGCCTGACAAACCGGATGGCCGGCCGGGGCATCGCCCGACTCAGAAACCAGGGACTGGCGGACGGGGACATCGCCACCCGGTTCACGGCGGACATGCGCTACCTGGACCAGATCTACGAGGTGAACGTGACCGTGCCGGACCTTGCGATGGACGACGATGCCATACGGCACGCGTGGGCTTCGCTCTTTCACGAACGGTACCAGACTCTCTATTCCTACCATCAGCTCGACCAGGAGATCCGCCTGGTCACGCTGCGCGCCACGGTCACGGGCAAACTGCCGTCCGTCGACCTGCCCGTTATGGAACGGGACGACAGGGCCGGGAACGCCCGAAAGAGCACGCGAAGGATCTACACCGGTATCTGGACAGAGGCCGCCGTCTACGCGGCGGACGACCTCGCATCCGGCATCGTGATCGATGGACCGGCCATTGTCGAGTCCGATTTCACTACCGTGCTCGTGGAGGAAGGCGACCGCTTAGAAGTGGATCCCTACGGCGGCATGGTCCTGGCCGTTTCGCCGGCGGCGCTCGACGCGCGTGAAGCGTCGGATGCGCTAGTGTCGGATTCGTCGGATGCGCTGGATGCGCTGGACGCTCCGGAAGCGCCCGACGCGCCCGACGCGGACTTGGCCAGATCGGATCCGATCACTCATTCGGTCGTCGCCCACCGCCTGGAATCGATCGCCCGCGAGATGGCGGATGTCATGATCCGCACGTCCATGTCGCAGATCCTGAACTCCAGCCGGGACTTCTCCACCGCAATCCTCGACGCGACGGGCCAGCTCGTGGCGCAGGGCGAAGGCATTCCCGTGCATATCAGCGCCCTGCCGCCGTCGGTCGAAGCGGTGCGCGAATACTTCGGCGACGACATCACAGAGGGCGACCTGTTCATCCTGAACGACCCCTATTTCGGCGGCAGCCATCTACCGGACATCACGGCGATCTACCCCGTGTTCCGCGACGGGGCCCTGCGCTTCTTCGCCGTAAACCGGGCCCATCACAGCGACATCGGCGGGGGAACCCACGGCGGCTACAACCCCTCGGCCAGCGAGTTGTACCACGAAGGCCTTCGCATTCCGCCCGTGAGGCTGTATGAAGCGGGCCGGCCCAGGAAGGACCTGCTGCACATGCTGGCGGTCAACGTGCGCCACGCGGAGAACTTCACCGGCGACCTGCACGCCCAGATCGGATCGGTGCAGATCGCCGCGCGCCGGCTGCAGGCGCTGCTAAACGACTACGGCGCCGATGGCCTGATGGCGTCCGTCGATGCCATCCTGGACAGCGCGGAACGGCGGATCCGGCAACTCATCGGAGGCTGGAAGGACGGCGTATATTTCGGGGAGACGCTGCTGGACGACGACGGATTCGACGCCGAGTCGATCCCCATACGGGCAAAGGTCACCGTCCAGGACGACCACATGACCATCGATCTGAGCGAATCGAGTCCCCAGGTCACCGGGTTCATCAACAGCGCCTATGCCAACACGCGTTCGCTGGCCCACGTCGCCATCATGTACATGGCGCCGTCCGACGTACCCAAGAACGAGGGATCCATGCGGCCGGTGAAGGTCGTCGCGCCCAGAGGCCTGATCGTGAACCCGAACCCGCCGGCGCCGGTGTGCATGAGCACCAACCACTGCGGGGAGGAGATCGTGGAGGCCGTCTTCAAGGCGCTGGCCCCGGTCGCGCCTGAAGCCGTGAACGCGGGGTTCTCCCGGAGACTCCGTTTCGCGATCACAGGGCACAATCCGCGCACGGGGAACCGGTTCATCTGGCACTTCTTCTTCGGACGGGGCGGTGGGGGCGCGTCCCGGGGGTACGATGGCTGGTCCTGCGTGGGCGAGGTGAACGTGGCCGGGGCGATCCGCAGCCCCAGCGTGGAGATCACCGAAGAGCGTTTCCCCTTCAAGATCGTACGGAACGACCTGCGGCCGGGCTCGGGCGGCGACGGCACGTGGCGGGGCGGACTGGGCGCCGTGTTCGAAATGGTCTACGAGGGGAACGAGCCGGCCAAACTGAACATGGCGGGCGACGGCGTCATCAACCCGCCCTTTGGGCTCTTTGGCGGCGCGCCGGGCCTGCCGCACCGATACAAGGTGGTGTCCAACGGCAGAGAGCGGATGCTGAAATCGAAGGAAACCGAAGTGCCGATTCTCCCCGGGGACCGCATCATCGCCCTGTCCGCCGGAGGGGGTGGCTACGGACCGCCCGGATCCCGGGACCCGGACAGCCGTTCACGCGACCGGGAGTCGGGCCTGGTCTGATCGGTCCACGCTCCCGCACGGGCCGCGCCCGCAATCAGGATTCCGGCCTGGACTGACTGGCGCCCGGCCTAGAACCTTACCCAAACCGCATAGATCGCGAAAGCCGCCATGATCAGCGTGGCGGCCGTCAGCGCCGCCTGCAGGAGCCGGGACGGGGGAACGCCCGCTTCCCGCGCCGTCGTCCGGCTGAAGTACAGCGCCGCCCACCCGATGGCCGGCAGGAGGATCGTCTGCATCAGCGCGCCGATGATCACCATGGTGACCGGCGCGGACCACAGGACGTACAGGACGAGGTAAACCAGGGGCAGCAGGACGCCGATGATGCGCACGACGCGCTGCCGGTCGTTGGGCCGTGCGTAGGTCACCAGGCCGAGGACCGAAAGGGCGTCCGCCAGCATGCGCGACTGGCCCACGATGGTGACGAAATAGGTCGAAAAGAGGACCACGAAAGCGCCTACGCCGAACAAATAGAACGCCCAGTTTCCCAGTGTTTCGGTATACATGCCGGAGAGGATCTGCACCGTGCCGAATCCCTCGGGTACCATCCCCTGGGCGTGGAGCACGGCCGCCCCGAGAAAGAAGAAGGCGAGCGTGGCCAGCGTGTAGATGACCATGCACAGCCACACGTCCTTCTTCATCACGCCGATCCATCCCAGGGCGCGCGCCCGCCAGTCCGGGCTGCCGTCCCGGGGCCCGGCCGACCGGGCATATCCCTTTTCCACGCACCAGTACGGGTAGAGCAGGAGTTCGGAAGCGCCCACGCCGGTGATGCCGAAGACGGCAAAGGCCGTAACGGCCCCGTCCTGCGGCAGTGCGAATCGCAGCCCGTCGAGAATCACGCCGGGCGATACGGCATAGGGAGTCCAAAACAGGAGGAACGCGCTGGCCAGCGTGGTGAAGGTAAAGAGGGCCACCAGGATGGTGGTAATCCGTTCCAGCGTCATGTACTGCCCGACGAGACCGAGCCCCATGCCGACCAGGGTGAGTATGATCAGCCAGGACGTGTTTCCGAAGACTGGAAAGATCAGGTCCAGCGACAGGCTCATCGTACCGAAAATACCGCCCACCTGCATGGTACTCCAGAGCAGGAGCAGCAGACTACCCCATACGAGCCACGAAACCCGCAGGCGCGGTCCCGGCACTTTGTTGAAGGCGACGAAAGTGGTCTGGCCCGTGGCGATGGCGTGGCGGCCGAGTTCGCTCTGCACGGGCACCTTGACCGCACAGCTCAGGAGAATGAGCCAGAGCACCACGAAACCGACCTCGGCGCCGAGCCGCGTAGTGGCGATGAGTTCGCCGGAACCCACGATGGAACCGGTCAACAGCAGGCCCGGCCCCAGCTGGCGGATCGTCGACCAGCGGTCGGCGGGCGGTTTTCTCACATGTTCGGGGAGCAGCGCGTAAGGGTCGTATTCACGGGACATGCGGTTGCCTGTACGGGGTTTTAGATGAGATGGCCGGTTCGGCGCTGCGCGATGCCGTTCAGGATGCGTCCGCCTCGGTGGAAAGGGGAATCGCTTCGTCGATCAGCATGATGGGGATCTCTTCCCGGATGGGATAGAGGTACTTGCCGTCGGCCCGTACCAGCCCGCCGTCGATGGGCTCCGTCACCTGCTCGCCGCCCCGGTTGACGAGATTGCCCGCCGTGATCGATTCGTTGATGGATGCGACTTCGGAATCGGATGCGAGACGGACCTCTTCCTTTGTTTCCGGGCAGGCCAGTATGTCCAGCAAATCCTGGTCGATCATGCTTCCCTCCGCGTCCGTTGCCCTGTGACACCGCGTCCGTTGCCCCGTGAAGCCGTGCCCGTTGCCTCGTACCGCCGCGTCGATTGTCCCGGGGCGACTCACGCGTTGAATTGTCGTGGTTGGGACAGACTATAAGACGCACCGGAAGCGCGATCAAGCGATTTCTCAAGCGGCGACAGTTGCCGGGAGGACGGCATGGTTCCCGGTGAACGCCGCAAGCGGCCGGCGTTGGGTAACGTGGTTGTTGCATTTTAAAGGGCTACCACGTATAATAGGTGCGATTTTCAGAACGGATTTTTTGTGATCGCAGACTTAAAAACGGAATCAAGGAGTGCATACATGGCGCAGGAATTGCCGACCACCATCGAGTTGCCCGACTATTCCGGCCTGCCTTACAAGGTGGCCGACCTGTCTGAGGCGGAACTGGGACACCGCGAAATCGCCATCGCCGAACAGGAGATGCCCGGGCTGATGGCCGTCCGCGAGAAATACGCCCGCGAACAGCCGTTGCGGGACACGCGGATCATGGGTTCCCTCCACATGACGATCCAGACCGCCGTGCTCATCCAGACACTCAGGGCCCTCGGCGCCGAGATTCGGTGGGCTTCCTGCAACATCTTCTCGACCCAGGACCACGCGGCGGCCGCCATCGCGGACGACGGCGTTCCCGTCTTCGCGTGGAAGGGGGAAAGCCTGGAAGAATACTGGGCCTGCACGCTGCAGGCGCTGACCTTCGAAGGCGAGACCGGACCCACGCAGATCGTTGACGACGGCGGCGATGCCACGCTCCTCATTCACCGCGGCGTGGAAGCGGAGGACGACCCCTCCATCCTGGATGAACCCACGGACAACCGGGAACTGCAGATCATCAACGAGATACTCCGTCGGCAGCTGGACCGCAATCCGCGATTCTGGCACGATATGAGCGCGAACATACGCGGTGTTTCCGAAGAGACGACCACGGGCGTCCACAGGCTGTACCAGATGATGGAGGACGGCAAGCTCCTGTTCCCGGCCATCAACGTCAACGATTCGGTGACCAAGTCCAAGTTCGACAATCTCTACGGCTGCCGTGAATCGCTCGCGGACGGTCTCAAGCGCGCCCTCGACGTCATGGTCGCCGGGAAGACGGTCGTCGTCTGCGGATACGGCGACGTGGGCAAGGGATGCGCACAGTCGATGCGGGGATTCGGCGCGCGCGTGGTGATCACGGAGATCGATCCCATCTGCGCGCTTCAGGCCGCCATGGAAGGCTACGAGGTGACCACCATTGAAGACGTGCTGGAACAGGGCCAGATCTTCGTTACGACGACGGGGAACCGGGACATCATCCGCGTCGAGCACATGGAGCGCATGCAGGACCAGGCCATCGTCTGCAACATCGGGCACTTCGACAACGAAATCCAGGTGGACGCGCTGAACGAATTCCCGGGCATCGTAAAACAGGCCATCAAACCCCAGGTGGACAAATATGTATTCCCCGACGGCCGCGCCGTTTTCCTGCTCGCGGAGGGGAGACTGGTGAACCTGGGATGCGCCACGGGCCACCCTTCCTTTGTCATGTCCAGTTCCTTCACCAACCAGGTGATCGCGCAGATCGACCTGCGGCTCAACGAACACGAAACCGGCGTGACGACCTTGCCGAAACACCTGGACGAGGAGGTGGCCAGGCTGCACCTGAAAAAACTGGGCGTGAAGCTGACCCGGCTGTCCCGGAACCAGGCGGATTACATCGGCGTCCCCATCGAAGGCCCCTACAAACCCGATCACTACCGATACTGACGGGCGAGAGGGGCGTGGACCATCAGCCTTCCCCGTGAAGTAACGGGGGATGTCCACCGTTCTCGATGAAAAACTTCAGTCTGTTGATTGCCACCCTCAGGAACCGATTCAAGGTCGAGGACGTCCCGTTTCAATTTCGCGACCCGGGCGTGCTCGCGGACGGGGATCTGCGGTTGCGGCTCCACGGTACGCTGCTGGGCGACGCGCGGCGCGGCATCGTTCCCGAGTACATCTTCGACATGGTGCGGGCGGACAGCCCGGACAAACCGGACTACCCGGCCACCGTGATGGGAAGGCTGTCCCTGCGCATCGGCCACACGGAGCACATCGAAAAGTACGCCGGCCATATCGGATACTCCGTGGACCCGCCCTATCGAGGCCGCCGGCTGGCAGCCCGAAGTTGCCTGCTCATCCTGCCGCTCGCCCGGGCACACGGGATCAACCCGCTCTGGATCACCTGCAATCCGGAAAATGCGGCGTCCAGACGGACCTGCGAGATCATCGGTTCCACGCTGGTGGAGACCGTCCCGATTCCCCCGAGCGATCCGCTTTACCGGTGGGACACGAAGTGGAAGTGCCGGTACCGGGTGG
This genomic window contains:
- a CDS encoding divalent metal cation transporter is translated as MSREYDPYALLPEHVRKPPADRWSTIRQLGPGLLLTGSIVGSGELIATTRLGAEVGFVVLWLILLSCAVKVPVQSELGRHAIATGQTTFVAFNKVPGPRLRVSWLVWGSLLLLLWSTMQVGGIFGTMSLSLDLIFPVFGNTSWLIILTLVGMGLGLVGQYMTLERITTILVALFTFTTLASAFLLFWTPYAVSPGVILDGLRFALPQDGAVTAFAVFGITGVGASELLLYPYWCVEKGYARSAGPRDGSPDWRARALGWIGVMKKDVWLCMVIYTLATLAFFFLGAAVLHAQGMVPEGFGTVQILSGMYTETLGNWAFYLFGVGAFVVLFSTYFVTIVGQSRMLADALSVLGLVTYARPNDRQRVVRIIGVLLPLVYLVLYVLWSAPVTMVIIGALMQTILLPAIGWAALYFSRTTAREAGVPPSRLLQAALTAATLIMAAFAIYAVWVRF
- a CDS encoding adenosylhomocysteinase; its protein translation is MAQELPTTIELPDYSGLPYKVADLSEAELGHREIAIAEQEMPGLMAVREKYAREQPLRDTRIMGSLHMTIQTAVLIQTLRALGAEIRWASCNIFSTQDHAAAAIADDGVPVFAWKGESLEEYWACTLQALTFEGETGPTQIVDDGGDATLLIHRGVEAEDDPSILDEPTDNRELQIINEILRRQLDRNPRFWHDMSANIRGVSEETTTGVHRLYQMMEDGKLLFPAINVNDSVTKSKFDNLYGCRESLADGLKRALDVMVAGKTVVVCGYGDVGKGCAQSMRGFGARVVITEIDPICALQAAMEGYEVTTIEDVLEQGQIFVTTTGNRDIIRVEHMERMQDQAIVCNIGHFDNEIQVDALNEFPGIVKQAIKPQVDKYVFPDGRAVFLLAEGRLVNLGCATGHPSFVMSSSFTNQVIAQIDLRLNEHETGVTTLPKHLDEEVARLHLKKLGVKLTRLSRNQADYIGVPIEGPYKPDHYRY
- a CDS encoding GNAT family N-acetyltransferase; translation: MKNFSLLIATLRNRFKVEDVPFQFRDPGVLADGDLRLRLHGTLLGDARRGIVPEYIFDMVRADSPDKPDYPATVMGRLSLRIGHTEHIEKYAGHIGYSVDPPYRGRRLAARSCLLILPLARAHGINPLWITCNPENAASRRTCEIIGSTLVETVPIPPSDPLYRWDTKWKCRYRVDI